TGCAAGCTGTCTTGCTGGGCCTTGAGTTCAGCCGCGATCTGTACGCGTTGGGTGTTGACGTCTTGCAGGGCCTGGACCGTGCCGGTTTCGGCGTGGCGCGCCTGCTCCACGGCGTGTTCCAGTTGCTGCTGCCACTGCTCGGCGCTGCTGTGCTCGCCAAGCAGTTGTGTGAGTTTTTGCTGCGCGGCCTGTTGCTGCTGCGCCAGTGCATTGAACTGCTGCTCGGCCGTTTGCGCCTGTTGCGCGCGGGTGTGCTGGCGGTCTTGTTCCTTGTCCAGGGTTTGCTGGCGTTGTTGCTGTTCGCCGAGCGCGTCCTTTTGCTGCTCGAGCTGCGCCAGGCGCTCGGCGATCTGCCGGTCAAGTTGCATGAACGTCGCCGTTGGCTCAAGGCGCAGGGCTTCAAGGGTGTCTGCCGGCAATACATTGCCGAGCGCGTTGAGTTCTTCAACGAGCCGTTGCCGGTCGCTGGCCAGTTCGCGTTGCTGGTTGCCGAGGTGCTGCGCGGCGTGCTGATGCGTGGTTTCGGCCTGGCGCAATTGCTGGGTCAGCCGCGCAGCATCTTGTTGCAGCGTGAGCAAGGCAGCTTGGCGTTGTTCATCCTGCGCGATGCGCTGGCTCAACTGTTCGTTCTGCCGAGCCAGCCAGGTGTCGCGTTTGTCGGCGTCCTGGCTCAGCAACTGTTCGGCATGCGGGTGCGCGTCGAGGCTCGGCTGCAGCGCCAGTTGCTGGGCGGCCAGCTTTTCCTGCTGTTGCAGCAGTTCCTTTTGCTGCACGATCACGCCGCTGACTTCGGCGCGCAACTCGGTGAGTTTCTCCTTGAGCTGGTCCACCACGTGCTGCGCGTTGGACTGCTCGTTGTCATCATGGCGGCCCAGGCTCTGCAACAACGCCTCAGGCTGATGATAAGGATGCTCGTTACTGCCGCAGACCGGGCAGGGCTGATCATCCTGCAATTGCGCGCGCAACTCTTCGACACTGGCGCTGCGCGCCACGCGCTGGCGCTCCAGCAATTCACGCGTGACCGTCAAGGTTTGCTCGGCGACGCCCAGTTCTGCCTTGGTTTTCACCCCGTCCTGGGTCAATTGCTCGCGCTGCTGCTGGGCGCCGAGTTGGCGTTGTTGCAGTTCGGCACTGCGCGTGTCGAGGTCCTGTTGGGTGGCCCACAGGCGCGACAGGTCTTCGATCCCGCGCAAATGCTTGCGGTTGTCTTGCAGCAGGGTAGCGAGGATGCCGATCTGTTCGGCGACGGCATCCGGTTCGGCGCCGGCTTCCTTGAACAACACTTCAAGCTGTTGCTGTTGCGTGGCGAGTGCGTCAGCGCTGGCAGTGGCCTGTTGTTCGAGGCTGGCCAGTTCGGCCTGCCCCTTGCTCACGCGGTTACCGATCAGCATCAGCTGTTGCAGGCGATCGCGGTAGGCATTCCAGGCGTCGCTCAATGGCGCCAATTGGATGCTGTGTTCCAGTTCGGCGGCGATACGCTGCAACTGGTCGGCGGCCTCGGCCTGCTTGTGCAGCAACCCTTGAATCGCGGCCTGGCCTTCGGTGCAGGCCAGTTGCGCGTTTTGCCGGGTCTCGGCGCCGAGGGCGGTGTCCTTGGCCAGGCGGGCGAGGCTGCTCTGTTCGTCGAAGGCCTGGCGCAACAACGGTGCGTTGTCCGTCTGGCGCAATTGCGCTTCGCTCAAGGCCACTTTGGCGGCCTCAAGGGCCTGCTCCAGTTGCACCTGGCGTTCAGCCAGTTGGACATGTTGCTGCGTGTGTTCGGCTATTCGGGCCGCCAATGGCGTCAGCAGGGTCTGGAGTTCGGCCTTGCGCGCAAACTGGTGCCGTTGTGGTGCGAGCTGTTCCAGGCGGGCAAGGTTCACCCGGTCACCGGCCAGCGCTTGCCAGTCTTTTTCGGCACTGTGCAACTGCTCGGTGACGGCGTGCTGCGCGTCCTGTAGTACCCGTAAATCCTTGAGCCAGGCGTGTTGTTGTTCCAGTTGCTTGAGCTGCGCCTGCTCGGCCTTCAGTTGACGTTGTGCGGCGTTGAAACGTTCATCCAGTTCAGCCCGTGCTTCGGGCCCCATCGGCGTGACGCCGGTGGCCTGGTCCTGCAGCAGCTTGAGCGCTTCACGCGCTTCTTTGGTTTTATCGTAGGCACGGCGGCCGAGGCGGGTGTACAGCGCGGTATCGGTGAGTTTTTCCAGCAGTTCGCTGCGGTCGTTATCGTCCGCCTTGAGGAACGCGCTGAATTCGCTCTGGGCCAGTAGCACGGCACGGGTGAACTGTTCGAAGTTCAGGCCCAGCGCGGCTTCAAGCTGGGTCTTGTATTCGCCTTTCTGGCTGGCGAGCAATTGGTTTTGATCGATATCGCGCAGGCTCTGGCGGCTGGCCTGCAACTTGCCGCCGGCTTTCTCGCGGGCACGGTTGGCTTCCCAGCGTGCTCGATAGCGACGGCCGTCGACGCCAATGAAGTCAACTTCGGCATAGCCTTCACCGGTGCCACGACGCAGCAGGGTACGCGGGTCGCCGGTGGCAATTTCACCCTCGGCGTCCGGCACCCGGGCGTCACGGCCGGTGTTGTTCAAGCGTGGAACAGAACCGAACAGCGCCAGGCACAAGGCATCGAGCAAGGTACTTTTACCTGCGCCGGTCGGGCCGGTGATCGCGAACAGCCCGGCGCTGGCCAGGGGCTCGGCGGTAAAGTCGATTTCGAACGGGCCGGCCAGGGAGGCGAGGTTTTTCAGGCGAATGGCGAGGATCTTCATGGCTGTTCACCCTCCTGTTGCACTTCCTGGAGCAGCACGGCGAAATCCTTCAAGGTCTGTTCATCCACTTCACTGCCATAGCTGTCCTGCCAGGCGCGGCTGAACAGCTCTTGCGGCGAGAGTTGATCGAGTTCGATAAAACGCTCTTCGTCATGGGTATCACTGCCACGTTTACCCGCGTACTCGGCGGCGATACGCACCAAGCGCACGGCCTTGCCTTGTAGGGCGGTTTCGATCTGCTGGCGCAGGTCGGGCTGGGGTTCGTCCAGAAGTACGCGCACTTCCAGCCAGGGATGGCGTTGGGTTTCGGCGAGCAGGTCGATATCGGGCAGCTCTGCCAGCTGTTTAAGAATATCCGCCAGCGGCGCGGCTTCCAGGCGTTGCAGGTCGACCGAGCGGGGAATCAGCAGCGGTTCGACGCTCACCAGGCATTGGCCCTGGAACGTCACATCGAGAATCTGGTGCTTGTAGCCGATTTCGGAAAACGACAGTGGAATCGGTGAGCCGCTGTAGCGAATGCGCTCTTCGCCATTGACCTTTTGCGGCTTGTGCAAATGGCCGAGGGCCACATAGCCCACACTCTTGTCGAACAGTGTGGCCGGCAGCGCCTCGGCGTTGCCGATGATCAGGCTGCGCTCGGAGTCTTCCGACACCGAACCACCGGCCATGTGCGCATGGCTGATGGCAATCAGCGCCTGGCCTTTTTTGCGTTTGGCGTTGGCGGCGGCGATCAGCCATTCATGTACCTGGCCGATACCGCGCAGGTAATCGTCACCGAGGTGGGCGCCGGTGACTTCCGCTGGCCGCAGGAAGGGCAGGGCCAGGCACCAGGCGGCGATCTTGCCTTTGGCATCCGGCAGCGGGATCAGCAGGCGTTCGGCATCCAACTGCCCGTCATCCAGCCACAGCACGCGGCCGAGGGCATGGGTGCGCAGGCGCCGCATCAACGGCGCGGGCAGTTCGATGCGCGAGCCGGAATCGTGGTTGCCGGCGATCATTACGATGGTCAGCGTCGGGTTTTGTTCGTGGGCGCTGATGATGAAATCGTACAGCCGCTCCTGGGCCTTGAGCGGCGGGTTGACCGTGTCGAAGATATCGCCGGCGATCAAGAGCACGTCAGGCTGCTGCGTGGCGATCTGGCGCAACAGCCACTCAAGGAAGCAGGCGTGTTCGAAGTCGCGTTCCTGGCCGTGCAGGTTTTGGCCAAGGTGCCAGTCGGAGGTGTGGAACAGACGCAAGGCGAACTCCGTGGAGGAAGAGAGGATGAATGGCCGCCGAAACTAAAGAGTGGCGATAAAAGCAGGAGAGTTTACCTGTAAATACCGCGTTACCAATCGCGCTTGGAACTGACGGCTGAAAGGATGCACTTAAAACAGGTGTCCGTCTGAAGGCGGGGCCCCTATGAACTGTATGAAGGATGTGCTGCATATGAGTGTAAATTTCCCCGGTGGCAGTCACTTTCCTTACTCGAACATCATACCTGTCACGGCTGAAAAGAGGCCGCAAACAAAAACTGAGCCACAGGCAACACCAGAGCAGTCCAGGCGCTGGCTTGAAGATATGGTCTCGGAAAAGGGCGATTCAAAAATCGCGAATGCGGGAGGTCATAACGCGCTTTCGATGCTCAAATGGATGACCTCGTTGCAAGGCAAATAAGGCCTATGCCGGTGCGCTCACCGGCATAGGCAAGGTTCAAGTCCTGCGCATCGGAATGCGAACTTGCGGCCCCAGACGAAGCGGTTCCAGTGTGGTAGGGGCAAGCCCCTGCCACAGGGTTATGCGATGTCAGTGTGTTTTTGATCGTTCCCACGCTCCGCGTGGTAACGCATCCCGTGACGCTACGCGTCACCGTTGCACAGCAATTGAGCCCTGCCTGTGCAGCTTGGACGCGGAGTATCCAGCGCGGTATTCCCCCGCAGAGCGTGGTAACGATTACGCTGCGGGGGTTACTTGGGATAAAGCGGCGGCAAGCTGGTGGTGTCCGTCGCCGGGTCTTGCTCGCGCTCGGCCATCGGGATGGCTTTGACTGCGCGCCACAGCTCTTCACCCAGCCAGTATTGACCGCTCTCGCTGTACAGCGCGCCATTGAGCCCATCCAACGCATCCGACAACGGCACAAACCGCGCCGCCATGTCCGCCAGGGTTTCCGGTTGTTGGCGGGCCCAGGCATCCAGCGCCTGGCGCGTGGCCTGGGGGTCGTTGGCCTGGGTGGCGCGCTTGAGGTCGTCGAGCAAGGTGCGTGGGCTTGGGCCGGTTTGTGCTGCGCGCAGTACCGCCGGTTGCCAGCGCGCACGCCACCACAGGCCGAAGCCCAGCAGGGTAGTGCAGGCCAAGACCAGTGTGCTCAGTTGCCATAACCACAGGCGGGTGTCGTCCGGCGCTGTGATGATGGTCGGCGTGGCGGGGGTGTCCACCACCAGGCTCGGGTTGATTGCGGCTTGCAGGGTGCGGGCCGGCAGACTGGTGCGCTCCAGGTGGTCTTCATGGGTGTTCCACCACACCACGTCCACGGCCGGTATTTCCAAAGGGCCGACGCGATTGGGCACCAGCGCCTCGCGGTCTTCACGGCTGCCGACGAGCCCGCGGTCACTGGTTTGGTTGCCGAGCACCGGTTGGTCCGGGTAACGGCGCAAACCACTGATGTCGGTGCTCGGCAGGGCCGGCAGTTGCGCGCTGGAGAGGCCTTCGGCCTTGATCGTGAGGCTGCGGGTCAGGGAGTCGCCGACCTGCACATGTTCCGGTTCCGGGTTCCAGCTTTCGGTCAGGGTCAGGCTGCGCGCGGGCAGCCAAGGCGTATCGGCCGGATACAGCGCAGGCTTGGGCTTGACCTCCAACGCCAGGGGCGCCGAACTGACGTGGATCAGCTTGCCGGGCTTGGTGCCTTGCAGGGTGTTTTCCTGGGGCGGGCGCGATTCCACCAGCGTGGCGCTGAAGGTCTGTGCGGGAATCTCCAGGGCGCCACTGTGCTGCGGGTAGATCGCGTAGCGGGTTTCGATTACGCCATGGCGGATGCTGTTGATGACTTTTTCGTAGGTGCGTGACTCGCCCAACTGCTCCACGCGAGCATCGATGATCTGCAACGGTGTAAGGCTACTGTCGTCATACAGCGACACCGAGTGATACACGCGCACGGTCAACAGTGCCTGGGCCTGCACGTAGACGCTGGGCTGGTCGAGGCTCGCTTCGACAAACACCGGTGCCAGTTCGGCGTTAGTGCTCTGGCTGGTGGTTTCCACGACTTGCAGGCTGATGGGCTGGGTCTGGTGTTCGCCCACTTGCAAGGGCGGGATCACCACCGTGCCGTTTTGCTTGGGCAGCAGGGTGATGATCCAGCGCGTGGTGGCGTGGTTGTCGTCGCCCAGGGTGGTGAGTTGGTTGAGCTGGCGCGTGCCGCTGACTTCAAACTGCGCATCCAGAGGCGACAGGTCGGGCTTGCCGAACTGAGTGACGTCGCTGGACTCCACCGTCAGTTCCACCGTTTCGCCTGAATTGAGGCGGCTACGGTCGACGCTGGCGACCAGGTTCGCCGCCTGGGCGTGGCCTGCCGACAACGCGAGCAGAAGCAGTAGGGGAGTGCGGCGGCTCATCGAGTCTTGTCCTGATGCTGTTGCTGTTCGTACCAGAATTTACGTCGCAGCAGTTCGCCGGGATTGTCCGGGATCTCCTGCAGCCATTGTTCCAGGGCCTGGCGATGTTCACCGTCAAGGCTGGCGTCCGTGGGGCGCAGCGGCGGGGTGGTCGTGTGCTCATCCTCAAGTTCGCTGCCCGGCACTTCGGTGCCGCCGGCCTGGGGTGTGGCGCCGGTCTGGGTGTCGCCCGTACCTGCTTCACCCTGGCCTTGGGATGACTGCTCGCCACCTGTCGCGTTTTGCCCACTGGCGCCCGGTTGCGCAGTTTGGCCGGGTTGGGTGGTTTCGTCATCTTCGTTTTTGGCCGGTTCTTCAGGCTGGGGCCGCGCCTGTTCCTGCATCAGGGTTTCGACCAGGGCCTTGTTTTTCAGGGCCGGTTGCAGGTCGGGCTGGGCTTCCAGGGCCTGTTCGTAGGCATCGATGGCGGCTTCCAGCTCGCCCGCCCTGGCCAGGGCATTTGCGCGATTGTAGTGGGAGTAGGCGTCGTTGCCTTCGGCAAACCGCTTGATGGCCTCGGCATAGTTGCCAGCCTCATACAGCGCGACACCCTGCCATTGCGCATCCTGGAAATGCTCGGCGGCCTCGGCCGGGCGTTTTTTCTTGAGTAAGTATTGACCTTGCTGGTCGGGGCGCAGCCACAAATCCCGGAACTCAAAGGCATAGCTGGGCTGTGGCGTGGCCATCAGCAGCAACGGCAGGCAGAACAACCAACCACGGCGCCCGGCGCAGGCCGCCAGCAACAACAGCGGAAGCAGCAGCCAATAACCTTGGTCGGCCCAGGTGTCCAGGTGCAGCAGCTCGCCGTCGTTACGCAGGGCTTGCGGTGGGTCGAGCACACCGAGCTGGCGCAGGTCCTTGTCGTCCAGGCGCGCCGCACGGTAACGGCCGCCCATCTCGCTGGCGAAGGCTTTCAGCGTGGGGCTGTCGAGACGCGGGACGAGGATCGCGCCTTGTTCGTCCTTGAGGAACTCGCCGCTTTCCTGAGTGACGGGTGTGCCTTCACGGCTGCCGATGCCCAGGATCGACAGGGGCGGCGCCTGGTTGCTTTGCAGCAGCAGGCGGATGCCCTGGCGTTCTTGTTTGGACAGCGATGAGCCGATCAGCAGCAGGCGGCCTTGGCCAAGGCCGCCTTGGTTGAGCAAGCCCAGGGCTTTCTCCACGGCCAGATCGGCGCGGTGGCCGGGCTCGGGCATGAGCGAGGGGCGCAGGGCGTCCAGCAGGTTGCGGCTGGTGGCCAGGTCGTCCGACAGCGGCACCAGGGTGTGGGCGCTACCGGCGTACACGACGATGGCGGTTTGCGCATCGGTGCGCGCCTGCAACAAGTCATACAGCTTGCGTCGCGCCTGTTCCAAGCGGTTGGGCGGGCTGTCGGTGGCGAGCATTTGCGGCGTCAGTTCGAGCAGAACCACCAACGGGTCGGACGGCTTCTGGCTGGCTTGTTCCACCCGTTGCCAACTGGGGCCGAGCAATGCCAGCACCGCCAGCAACCAGGCGATCCCGAGCACCACCCACGGTGACTTGCTCTCGCGGCCGTTGCCGCCGCTGAGCAGCACGGCATGGAAGGCGGGTGGCAGGATCATCTGCCAGCGCCCGGCGCGTTTTTGCCGGTGCCACAACTGCCACAGCAACCAGCCGAGCAGCGGTAGCAGCAACAGCCACCAGGGACGGAACCAGTGAGGCCACAGCTCGATCATCGACGCCTCCGCAAGCGCAGGCGTTTGAGGCGTTGACGCCATTGCGGGTGTTGTTGCAGAAAGATCCCCTTGCTCGACAGTTTGTTGAACAAGCGTTGCAGCGCGTTGTTGGGCCAACGCTCCTGAATCACCAGCAACACGCTCAGGACCAGCGCCAGTGCCAAGGGCCCGCTGTACAGTGCTTGCGTGGGGCGCGCCTGGGTGGGTTGTTGTTCGACGGGTTCGAGTTGGTCGAGGGTTTGCTTGATGGTTTTCAGCTCTTCGCCATCGCGGGCTCGGAAGTACTGGCCGCCAGTGGCTTGGGCGATGGCCTTGAGTGTCGGTTCGTCGAGGTCCACGCTCGGGTTGACGCCCAGGATGCCCAGGGAACCGGTTTGCTCCGGGTCGGCGCCAATGCCGATCGGGTAGATTTTGACGCCTTCTTCGGCGGCCAGGCGCGCGGCGGTCAGCGGGTCGATCTGCCCGGCGTTGTTGGCCCCGTCAGTCACCAGGATCAGCACGCGGCTTTGCGCCGGGCGCTGGCGCAGGCGTTTGAGGGCCAGGCCGATGGCATCGCCAATCGCAGTGTTCTTACCCGCGATGCCGATGCGCGCTTCGTCCAGCCAGGTGCGCACGGTGCGGCGGTCGAAGGTCAGCGGCGCCTGCAGGTAAGCCTGGCTGCCGAACAGGATCAGGCCGACCCGGTCGCCATCGCGGCCCTCAAGGAAATCCCCGAGCAGGTGCTTGACCAGGCTCAGGCGGCTGATTTCCTCGTCCTGCCAGTGCATGTCTGGAAAATCCATCGAGCCGGACACGTCTACCGCCACCAGCAAATCGCGGCCACTGGCGGCAATCGGCAGCGGTTCGCCGAGCCATTCCGGGCGTGCGGCGGCGCTTAGCAGCAGCAACCACAGCACGACGAAGGGGGCCTGCTGGCGCCAGCTCGGCAGGTTGACGCGAGCGCGGCGCTTGGCCAGGCTTTCCAGGTCACTGAGGTAGCTGACTTTAAGTGCGGGCTCGCCGCTGTCGGCTACCGGCAGGACCAGCCGCATCAACCAGGGCAATGGCAGCAGGGCGAAGATCCACGGCCAGGCGAACTCAA
The genomic region above belongs to Pseudomonas sp. S35 and contains:
- a CDS encoding exonuclease SbcCD subunit D C-terminal domain-containing protein, translating into MRLFHTSDWHLGQNLHGQERDFEHACFLEWLLRQIATQQPDVLLIAGDIFDTVNPPLKAQERLYDFIISAHEQNPTLTIVMIAGNHDSGSRIELPAPLMRRLRTHALGRVLWLDDGQLDAERLLIPLPDAKGKIAAWCLALPFLRPAEVTGAHLGDDYLRGIGQVHEWLIAAANAKRKKGQALIAISHAHMAGGSVSEDSERSLIIGNAEALPATLFDKSVGYVALGHLHKPQKVNGEERIRYSGSPIPLSFSEIGYKHQILDVTFQGQCLVSVEPLLIPRSVDLQRLEAAPLADILKQLAELPDIDLLAETQRHPWLEVRVLLDEPQPDLRQQIETALQGKAVRLVRIAAEYAGKRGSDTHDEERFIELDQLSPQELFSRAWQDSYGSEVDEQTLKDFAVLLQEVQQEGEQP
- a CDS encoding BatD family protein is translated as MSRRTPLLLLLALSAGHAQAANLVASVDRSRLNSGETVELTVESSDVTQFGKPDLSPLDAQFEVSGTRQLNQLTTLGDDNHATTRWIITLLPKQNGTVVIPPLQVGEHQTQPISLQVVETTSQSTNAELAPVFVEASLDQPSVYVQAQALLTVRVYHSVSLYDDSSLTPLQIIDARVEQLGESRTYEKVINSIRHGVIETRYAIYPQHSGALEIPAQTFSATLVESRPPQENTLQGTKPGKLIHVSSAPLALEVKPKPALYPADTPWLPARSLTLTESWNPEPEHVQVGDSLTRSLTIKAEGLSSAQLPALPSTDISGLRRYPDQPVLGNQTSDRGLVGSREDREALVPNRVGPLEIPAVDVVWWNTHEDHLERTSLPARTLQAAINPSLVVDTPATPTIITAPDDTRLWLWQLSTLVLACTTLLGFGLWWRARWQPAVLRAAQTGPSPRTLLDDLKRATQANDPQATRQALDAWARQQPETLADMAARFVPLSDALDGLNGALYSESGQYWLGEELWRAVKAIPMAEREQDPATDTTSLPPLYPK
- a CDS encoding tetratricopeptide repeat protein; protein product: MIELWPHWFRPWWLLLLPLLGWLLWQLWHRQKRAGRWQMILPPAFHAVLLSGGNGRESKSPWVVLGIAWLLAVLALLGPSWQRVEQASQKPSDPLVVLLELTPQMLATDSPPNRLEQARRKLYDLLQARTDAQTAIVVYAGSAHTLVPLSDDLATSRNLLDALRPSLMPEPGHRADLAVEKALGLLNQGGLGQGRLLLIGSSLSKQERQGIRLLLQSNQAPPLSILGIGSREGTPVTQESGEFLKDEQGAILVPRLDSPTLKAFASEMGGRYRAARLDDKDLRQLGVLDPPQALRNDGELLHLDTWADQGYWLLLPLLLLAACAGRRGWLFCLPLLLMATPQPSYAFEFRDLWLRPDQQGQYLLKKKRPAEAAEHFQDAQWQGVALYEAGNYAEAIKRFAEGNDAYSHYNRANALARAGELEAAIDAYEQALEAQPDLQPALKNKALVETLMQEQARPQPEEPAKNEDDETTQPGQTAQPGASGQNATGGEQSSQGQGEAGTGDTQTGATPQAGGTEVPGSELEDEHTTTPPLRPTDASLDGEHRQALEQWLQEIPDNPGELLRRKFWYEQQQHQDKTR
- a CDS encoding SbcC/MukB-like Walker B domain-containing protein; translation: MKILAIRLKNLASLAGPFEIDFTAEPLASAGLFAITGPTGAGKSTLLDALCLALFGSVPRLNNTGRDARVPDAEGEIATGDPRTLLRRGTGEGYAEVDFIGVDGRRYRARWEANRAREKAGGKLQASRQSLRDIDQNQLLASQKGEYKTQLEAALGLNFEQFTRAVLLAQSEFSAFLKADDNDRSELLEKLTDTALYTRLGRRAYDKTKEAREALKLLQDQATGVTPMGPEARAELDERFNAAQRQLKAEQAQLKQLEQQHAWLKDLRVLQDAQHAVTEQLHSAEKDWQALAGDRVNLARLEQLAPQRHQFARKAELQTLLTPLAARIAEHTQQHVQLAERQVQLEQALEAAKVALSEAQLRQTDNAPLLRQAFDEQSSLARLAKDTALGAETRQNAQLACTEGQAAIQGLLHKQAEAADQLQRIAAELEHSIQLAPLSDAWNAYRDRLQQLMLIGNRVSKGQAELASLEQQATASADALATQQQQLEVLFKEAGAEPDAVAEQIGILATLLQDNRKHLRGIEDLSRLWATQQDLDTRSAELQQRQLGAQQQREQLTQDGVKTKAELGVAEQTLTVTRELLERQRVARSASVEELRAQLQDDQPCPVCGSNEHPYHQPEALLQSLGRHDDNEQSNAQHVVDQLKEKLTELRAEVSGVIVQQKELLQQQEKLAAQQLALQPSLDAHPHAEQLLSQDADKRDTWLARQNEQLSQRIAQDEQRQAALLTLQQDAARLTQQLRQAETTHQHAAQHLGNQQRELASDRQRLVEELNALGNVLPADTLEALRLEPTATFMQLDRQIAERLAQLEQQKDALGEQQQRQQTLDKEQDRQHTRAQQAQTAEQQFNALAQQQQAAQQKLTQLLGEHSSAEQWQQQLEHAVEQARHAETGTVQALQDVNTQRVQIAAELKAQQDSLQTLEHEEADVAGKISEWRARHPELDDGGLDELLSVDELHITELRARLQHNEKALEQARVLLQEREQRLLDHQAQHNGNLDAEQLASALADVQGQFVASEQRCAELRAEQVEDQRRQNANQALAQQIADANAEYQRWARLNALIGSATGDTFRKIAQAYNLDLLVHHANVQLRQLVRRYRLKRGGSMLGLLVMDTEMGDELRSVHSLSGGETFLVSLALALGLASMASSTLKIESLFIDEGFGSLDPESLQLAMDALDGLQAQGRKVAVISHVQEMHERIPVQIQVKRQGNGLSTLEVK
- a CDS encoding VWA domain-containing protein; protein product: MFEFAWPWIFALLPLPWLMRLVLPVADSGEPALKVSYLSDLESLAKRRARVNLPSWRQQAPFVVLWLLLLSAAARPEWLGEPLPIAASGRDLLVAVDVSGSMDFPDMHWQDEEISRLSLVKHLLGDFLEGRDGDRVGLILFGSQAYLQAPLTFDRRTVRTWLDEARIGIAGKNTAIGDAIGLALKRLRQRPAQSRVLILVTDGANNAGQIDPLTAARLAAEEGVKIYPIGIGADPEQTGSLGILGVNPSVDLDEPTLKAIAQATGGQYFRARDGEELKTIKQTLDQLEPVEQQPTQARPTQALYSGPLALALVLSVLLVIQERWPNNALQRLFNKLSSKGIFLQQHPQWRQRLKRLRLRRRR